DNA sequence from the Amycolatopsis sp. Hca4 genome:
GCCGCGGCTGGGAAGTGTGGCAGGGCAACAACGGCGGCAACGACGTGGTGTCCTACGTGGCCCAGTCGACCCTGTCGGGCTGGTCGTTCAACGTGCTCGACTTCGTCAACGACGTCGACAACCGCACCCGCGTCGACCGGTCCTGGTACCTCACCAGCATCCAGGCCGGGTTCGAGCCGTGGAGCGGCGGGGTCGGTCTCGCGGTCAACTCGTTCTCCCAGAGCATCAATTAGCACGGCGAAAGTTTCGACTGGCTTCCCCAAGCGCATCGAAATGTAATTTACACCCGATCCGGTCCCCGAAGGATTCCGATGAAAATCGCGCATTTCCTGATCGGCGTGCTGGCGGCCATCGCCGCCTCGGTGGTCGTCCCCGGGACCGCGGCAGGCGCCGCCGCGGTCCCGGTCATGCCGCTCGGGGACTCGATCACCCAGGGCGGCTCGATCGGCGGCTACCGCCTCGACCTCGGCGCGAAGCTGCGGGCCGACGGGCGCTCGATCGACTTCGTCGGCTCGCTGGCCGACGGGCCGGCGAGCATGCCCGACCGCAATCACGAAGGTCACCCCGGCTGGACCATCGCCCAGATCGACGCGAACGTCACCGGCTGGCTGAACACCTACAAACCCCGCACGATCCTGCTGCACATCGGCACCAACGACATGTACGGCAGCGACCCGGCCGGTGCGCCGCGGCGGCTGTCGGCCCTGGTCGACAAGATCACGAACCAGTCCCCGGGACGGACCTGTTCGTCGCCACCATCATCCCGATCAGCTTCGCCGACCAGACCGTCCGCACCTTCAACGCCGCGATCGCCCCGGACATGCGGGCCAAGGCCGCCGCCGGCAAGCGCGTCCACCTGGTCGACATGTACCCCTCGGTGGCCGTCTCGGACCTGCCGGACGGCATCCACCCCAACGCCGCCGGCTACAGCAAGATGGCCACCACCTGGTACAACGCGCTGAAGGCGGTGCCCGGCAGCATCGGCGGCGACGACCCGCAGCCCCCGGCGGGCGGCCCGTGCACCGCGACCCCGCGGATCGTGGGCAGCTGGAACGGCGGCTTCCAGGGCGAGGTGACCGTCACCAACAGCGGCACCGCGGCCTTCACCGGGTGGACCGCGAAGTTCAGCCTGCCCAGCGGCCAGGGCATCACCCAGATCTGGGGCGGCACGGCGACCGGCACCGGCTCGGTGACCGTGCAGAACGTCGCCTACAACGGCGCGCTCGGCGCCGGCGCCTCGACGACCTTCGGCTTCCTCGTGTCCGGACCCGGCGCGGCGAGCCTCGGCGCGGCCACGTGCACCAGCCCGTGACCGCGCACCCGTTCCCCACGAAATGAAGGTGTACACATGAAGATGACATCGCGGTCGTTCTCCCGAGCCGCGGCAGCTTCGGCTTTCCTGGCCACGTCGCTCGGGGTTTCGCTGGTCCTCGCCCACTCGGCGGCCGGCGCGGCCTCCACGCTGGGCGCGGCAGCGGCCCAGAGCGGCCGGTACTTCGGCGCCGCCGTCGCGGCCGGGAAACTCGGCGACTCGACCTACGTGAACATCCTCAACCGGGAGTTCAATATGGTCACTCCCGAAAACGAGATGAAGTGGGACGCCACCGAGCCCAACCGCGGGCAGTTCAACTACAGCGGCGGCGACCGGATCCTCAACCAGGCGGTGAGCACCGGCAAGCGGGTGCGCGGGCACGCGTTGCTGTGGTACCAGCAGGAGCCGGGCTGGGCGCAGCGCATGGAGGGTTCCGACCTGCGCTCGGCCATGATGAACCACGTCACCCAGGTCGCCACCCACTACAAGGGCCAGATCTACGCCTGGGACGTCGTCAACGAGGCGTTCGCCGACGGCGGCAGCGGCGGCCGGCGCGACTCGAACCTGCAGCGCACCGGCAACGACTGGATCGAAGCCGCCTTCCGCGCCGCGCGGGCCGCCGACCCGAACGCGAAGCTCTGCTACAACGACTACAACACCGACGGCGTCAACGCCAAGAGCACCGGTGTCTACAACATGGTGAAGGACTTCAAGTCCCGCGGCGTCCCGATCGACTGCGTCGGCTTCCAGTCGCACCTGTCCGGCAACCCGCCCGGTGACTACCAGGCCAACCTGCAGCGGTTCGCCGACCTCGGCGTCGAGGTCCAGATCACCGAGCTCGACATCTCCGGCTCCAACCAGGCGAACGCCTACGCCGCGGTGACCCGTGCCTGCGTGGCCGTCGCGCGCTGCGCCGGCATCACCACGTGGGGCATCCGCGACACCGATTCCTGGCGCACCGGCGAGAACCCGCTGCTCTTCGACGGCAACGGCAACAAGAAGGCCGCCTACAACAGCGTCCTCGACGCCCTGAACTCCGCCACCCCGACCACGCCGACCACCCCCACCACCCCGACGACCCCGACCACGCCGACGACTCCCACCACGCCGACCACGCCGACGACCCCGACCACGCCGAACCCGAGCGGCTGCACCGCCTCGGTCACGCTGAACCAGTGGAACGGCGGCTTCGTGGCCAACCTGAAGGTCACCGCCGGATCCACCGCCCTCAACGGCTGGCGGGTGACGACGAACCTGCCCGGCGGCGCGGCCGTGACCAACGGCTGGAGCGCCACCAACAGCGGCACCACCGGCAGCGTCACCTGGTCCAACGTGTCCTACAACGGCAGCGTCGCGGCCGGGCAGTCGACCGAGTTCGGCTTCCAGGGCACCGGCAGCGCCGACGGCATCACGGCGACCTGCGCCGCGAGCTGACCCGCTCCCCCGACGAAGGAGACCATCGTGCACCACCGAAAGCGCGTGCTCGCCTGGATGACCGCGGCCCTGTGCGCGATGGCGCTCCTGCCCGGCACCGCGCACGCCGACAACCCGATCGTGCAGCACATCTACACCGCCGACCCGGCCCCGCTCGTCCACAATGGACGTGTCTACCTCTACACCGGGCACGACGAGGACGGCTCGACCTACTTCACCATGAAGGACTGGCGGGTCTGGTCGTCGGCGGACATGGTCAACTGGACCGACCACGGCTCGCCGATGAGCCTGGCGACGTTCAGCTGGGCCAAGCAGGACGCGTGGGCCGGGCAGGCCGTGGAGCGCAACGGCAAGTTCTACTGGTACGTCCCGGTGGTCAACCGCGCCACCGGCCGGATGGCCATCGGCGTCGGCGTCGCGGACAGCCCCACCGGGCCGTTCCGCGACGCCATCGGCCGTCCGCTCGTCGAGAACGGGGAGATCGACCCGACCGTCTTCATCGACGACAACGGCCAGGCGTACCTGTACTGGGGCAACCCGAACCTGTCCTACGTACGGCTCAACACCGACATGACGTCGTACTCGGGCGGGATCAACCAGATCCCGCTCACCACGGCCGGGTTCGGCACCCGCCCGAACGGCGGCAGCCGTCCGACACTGTACGAGGAAGGGCCCTGGGTCTACAAGCGCAACGGCACGTACTACAACGTGTTCGCGGCCAAGTGCTGCTCGGAGTTCATCGCCTACTCGACCGCGCCCGGCCCGACCGGGCCGTGGACCTACCGCGGCACGGTCATGCCCACGCAGGGCAGCAGCTTCACCAACCACCCCGGGGTCATCGACTACAAGGGCGGCTCGTACTTCTTCTACCACAACGGCGCTTTGCCGGGCGGGGGCGGCTACACCCGCTCGGTGGCCGTGGAGAAGTTCGCCTACAACGCCGACGGCAGCATCCCCACCATCACCATGACGACCAGCGGGCCGCCGCCGGCCGACACACTCGACCCCTACACCCGGCAGGAAGCGGAGACGATCAACTGGGAATCGGGGATCGAGACCGAGCCGGCCTCCGAAGGCGGCATGAACATCGGCTGGATCGAGAACGGTGACAACGTCAAGGTCCGCAACGTCGCTTTCGGGGCGGGCGCGAAGACGTTCACCGCCCGGGTCGCCTCGGCGGGCTCCGGCGGCACGATCGAGGTCCGCCTCGGCAGCGCCACCGGCACGGTCGTGGGGCGCTGCACGGTTCCCGGCACCGGCGGCTGGCAGACGTGGACGTCGGTCTCCTGCCCGGTCAGCGGCGTGACCGGCACGCAGGACCTGGTCCTGCGGTTCACCGGCGGCAGCGGCTACCTCTTCAACGTGAACTGGTGGCAGTTCGCCGCCTGAGACGGAAAGGACAAACGTGGTGTCACGCCGACGATCCCGGGCGGCCGCTTCGGCCCTGCTCGCCGCGACCGGCCTCGCCGGCGCCGTCCTGGTGGCGACCCCGGCCGCGCACGCCGCGGCCGGGTGCTCGGTCACCTACACGAAAACCTCCGAATGGCAGGGCGGCTTCGGCGCGTCCGTGTCGATCACCAACCTCGGTGACGCGATCGACGGCTGGACACTGACCTGGTTGTTCACCGGTGGCCAGCAGGTGGGCCAGCACTGGAACGCGACCATCACCCAGTCCGGGACCACCGTCAACGCGAAGAACGTCGCCTACAACGCGGCCATCCCCACCGGCGGCAAGGCGGAGTTCGGCTTCAACGGCTCGTTCACCTCGGCCAACCCGACGCCGTCGGAGTTCCGGCTCAACGGCACCCTCTGCACCGGCGGCGTCGAGCCCACGGCGCCGTCGACGCCGACGACCCCCACCACCACGCCGACGACCCCGACCACCACGACCACGCCGAACCAGCCCACCACCTTCACGAACCCGGTGCTGTGGCAGGACTTCGCCGACGTCGACATCATCCGCGTCGGCAACGCCTACTACTACTCGGCCTCGACGATGCACTACTCCCCCGGCGCCCCGATCCTGCGCTCCTACGACCTGGTGAACTGGGAGTTCGCCGGCCACTCCGTGCCCAAACTGGACTTCGGCGCGAAGTACGACATGAGCGGCGGACGCGGGTACGTCCGCGGCATCTGGGCGTCGTTCTTCAACCACCGGGCCGGCAACGACACCTACTACTGGGGCGGCTGCATCGACTTCGCCAAGACCTACATCTACACCGCCACCGCCGTGGACGGCACCTGGTCGAAGCTCTCGACCATCGACAAGTGCTACTACGACGCGGGCATGCTCGTGGACGACGACGACACCATGTACGTCGCCTACGGCAACACCACCCTCAGCGTCGCCCAGCTCTCCAAGGACGGGAAGACCGAAGTCCGGTCGCAGCAGGTCTTCCAGACGCCGTCGAACATCGGCACGCTCGAGGGTTCCCGGTTCTACAAGCGCAACGGCAGCTACTACATCTTCGTGACGCGCCCGGCCAACGGCCAGTACATCCTCAAGGCGAGCAGTCCCTGGGGCCGTACACGATCCAGCAGGTGCTGCTGGACCTGCCGGGCCCGATCTCCGGCGGCGGCGTCCCGCACCAGGGCGGCCTGGTGCAGACGCAGAACGGCGACTGGTACTACCTGGCCTTCGTCGACGCCTACCCCGGCGGCCGCGTGCCCGCGCTCGCCCCGGTCACCTGGACGGCCGACGGCTGGCCGAAGCTCCAGACGGTCAGCGGCCGCTGGGGCACGACCTACCCGAAACCGAACCTGCCGCCGCCACCGCGCCAGGTCGAGCCGATGACCGGCACCGACACCTTCCCCGGCCCGGCGCTGAGCCCCCAGTGGGAGTGGAACCACAACCCGGACACGACGAAGTTCTCGGTCGGCAACGGGCTCAAGCTGTCGACGGCCACGGTCACCAACGACCTGTATTCCGCCCGCAACACGCTGACCCACCGTATCCAGGGGCCGTCCTCCACGGCCACCGCCACGCTCGACCTGACGTCGATGCGCGACGGCGACCGCACCGGACTGGCGATGCTGCGGGACTCCTCGGCCTACATCGGCGTCAAGCGCGACGGCGGCCGCAACCGGGTGGTGATGGTCAACGGCCTGACCATGGACGGCAACTGGAACACGACCGGCACCGGCACCGAGGTGGCCGGCGCCGACCTGCCCGGCAGCAAGATCTGGTTGCGCGCCAACGCCGACATCCGTCCCGGCACCGGGCGCCAGGCCCGGTTCTCCTACAGCACCGACGGGGTGAACTTCACGCCGCTGGGCACGGCGTTCACCCTCAACAACGCCTGGCAGTTCTTCATGGGCTACCGGTTCGCCGTCTTCAACCACGCCACCCAGGCGCTCGGCGGCTCGGTCACGCTTCAACGGTTCGACCTGACGGCGCCATAGCAGGCGAACTTCGACGGCCCGGCTGCTCGCCGGGCACGGTGAAGGTCCGGTCGACCTGCCAGAACGCCTGGGTGGGCGGCTCCGGCACCGGCCGGAGCCTGCCCTTCCGCCGCGGCTGGGTCCGCGGTGTGGGCCTGGCACATCGCGCTCACCGTCGCGCCGTCGCCGAGCACGACGCGCTTGCCGATGTCCATGCCGATGCGGCGCAGGTAGAGCGGCAGCATCAGCTGCCGCACCGGCAGTCGAAGGGCTCGGCCATGTCGTACTCGGTGCTGGCGTAGTGGAAGGTGATCTTTGGCCCAAGCCGGGATCGGCTAGCTCGCCTTCGAGGGTGAACAGCAGGGTGCCCGCCGGCACGGCCTGGGTGGTGACCAGCCGGCCTGCGGGCAGCCCATCACCCGCGCGGGCGATCAGCGGGAGCGGACGGCCACGGCGGAAATCCACAGCATCGCGGTGATCACGCCGGCGGCGAGGGTCAGGCTGCCGGCCCGGCCACCGCTCATCGCCCAGGCGTTGCCGAGCAGCAGCGCGGTGCCGGCGAGCACGGAGAACGCCGCGTCCCGGCGGTTCCCGGCCCGGGCGAACCGGCGGCCGAGGACGTAACAGGCGGCCATCAGCGCGAGGAAGGAGACGCTGCCGGCCGCGAGGTGGCCGTACCCGTGCCACGACAGGGCCGACGGCGGCCCGGCGGGCGTGCCGGCCGGGAAGCCGTCGCCCGCGTCCGGTGGCAGCAGACCGGCCGCGATCATCCCGGCGCCGTAGACCGCGAGCAGCCGGGAGACCGCTCCGCCGAAGCCGGGCGCGCCGATCAGCACGAGCACGCCGGCGACCACGAAGTTCGTGATCTGCACCCAGCCGAGGCTGCCGGTGCCGAGCGCGCTGAGCGGGTGCCGGGTCAGGTCGAAGCCGTCGCGGGTGGCGGCCTGGGCCAGCGCCACCGTGGTCCACAGTGGAGCCGCGAGGGCCAGGCAGGTCAGGCGTGCGGAGCCGGCCGGGCGGGCGAGGGTGATGTCCATGGAAGTTCCTTTCGGGGGTTTTCAGAAGGTGACGCCGGCTTCGGCGGCCGCGTCGTCGTCGAGGAAGTCCTGCTCGATGCGCGGGGAGGCGTGGATGCACATCATCCGCAGCGGCTCGGGGCCGACGGCGCGGAACGCGTGCGCGGTGCCGGCGCCGACGACCACGACGTCGCCTTGGCCCGCCAGGCCCTCGCCGTCGGCGGTGCGGAAGAGCGCCTGCCCGGCGAGCACCACCCAGGTCTCCGAGTACGGGTGGACGTGGGCGTCCGGGCCCTGCCCTTCGGTGTTGTGGACGTGGAAGAAGGAGACGCCGGAGCCGTAGGCCCCGCCTTCGAACCGGGCGGTGCGCCCGCTGCCGATGCGCAGGTCGTCTTCCTTCGCGATGACCACCATGGTGGGTTCCCCTCTGGTCGGTTTTCGTTCCGGAGTGATCTTCGGGCCGGCCCGGGGCCCGGGGCATCCGTGGAGATCACGGAATCCGCCACGGAGATCCACCCGGGTGCGGCATACTCGGGCCATGCCGACCGCGCCGACGATCTCGCCGCGCGAGCGCGAGGTGCTGCTGGCCCTCGCGGACCGGTTGACCAACGCGGAGATCGCCGAACGGCTCTACGTGTCGGTGCGGACCGTCGAGAGCCACGTGTCGGCGCTGCTGCGGAAGCTGGACGCCCGTGACCGGCGGGAACTGGCCGCGCGGGCGCCGGGGCCGGCCACCCCGGCGGGCCTGGTCACGGGGACGCCGCGGCCGCCCACGAGCTTCGTCGGGCGCGCGGCCGAGTGCGACGCGCTGGTGCGGCTGGTGGCCGAGAGCCGGGTCACGACCGTGCTCGGCCCGGGCGGCATGGGCAAGACCCGGCTGGCGGTGGCCGCAACCGAGGCGGCGGCATCGCACTTCCCGGACGGCGCGACGTTCGTCAACCTCGTCCCCAGCCGGCCCGGTTCGGTGCTGGAATCGGTGGCGGCCGGGCTCGGCGTGCTCCCCCACCCGCAGCAGCCGCTGCCCGACGCGGTGGCGGCGCAGCTGGCCGGCCGGGCGCTGCTGGTGCTGGACAACTGCGAGCACGTCGCCGACGACGTCGCCGACGTCATCACCGCCCTGACCTCGGCGAACCCGGCGTTGCGGGTGCTGACGACCAGCCGCGAGCGGCTCGGCGTGCCCGGCGAAACGGTGCTGCAGCTCGGCCCGCTGCCGGCCGCGGCCGAGCTGTTCGCGGAACGGGCGCGGGCAGTCGACCCGGCGTTCGACGCCGATCCCGCGCAGCTCGCCGCACTCTGCCGCGAGCTGGGCGGCTCACCGCTGAACATCGAGCTGGCGGCGGCGCGGGTGGCCTCGCTGGGCATCGAGGCGCTGCGCGCGGGGCTGGCCGACGACCCGCTGCGCGTGCTGGCCACCGGCCGCGGCCCGGACCGGCACAAGTCGCTGCGGTCGGTCATCGAGTGGAGCCACCGGTTGCTGGACGCGGAGGAGCGCACGGTCCTGGCCCGGGTATCCCGCTTCCGCAACCGCTTCGCGCTGGCCGACGCGGCGGCGCTGGCCCCGGACCTGTCGCTCGGCGCGGTGTCCGACGTGCTGGGGCGGCTGGTGGACAAGTCCCTGGTGACGGCGCACCGGGAGGAGGGCGTCTGGACGCTGTTCGACGGCGTGGCGCGGTTCGCCCGCGAGCAGCTGGCGGCTTCCGGCGAGGCGGTGGAGGTGGGGGTTCGCCACCGGGAGTGGGCGGCCCGGCGGGCCCGGGAGCTGACCGGCCGGTTGGGTGGCGACTGGCGTGACGGGTTCGACCGCGTCGCCGACGATCTGCGCGCCTGTGTCGCCGAAGGCGAGCCGGCGCACGACCTCACCGCGGACCTCGCCCGCCTCGCCTACGCGCGCGGGTTCCTGGCGGAGGCGGTGGCCCACTGGCGCACGGCCGCGGACCGGGCCCCGTCCGCCGCGGTCGCCGCCGCCGACCTGGCCAGGGCCGGCAGCGGCGTGCACCTGCTCACCCACGCCCGCGACCACTTCGACCTGCTGCTCGTCGCGGCCGGACGCGCCACCGGCGACCCCGCGACGCGGGCGTCCTGCCTGGCCGCCGCGGTCGTGCTGGCCGAACGCTTCCGCGGCTCCGGGTTCATCACCGACCCGGTCCCGGACGCCGAACTGGACCGCCTGCTCGCCGAAGCCGCCGAAGCACCGGCGGCCGGTGTCGCCGTCGCCCGCGCGTGGCGGTCCGGATCCGGCCCGCAGTCGGTCGACCCCGAGGCAGCCGAGCGCGCCGTGGCGGCGGCGTCCGGGGACCCGCTCCTGCTCAGCGCCGCCCTGGACGCCCGGTGCACGGCGCAGGCACTGGCAGGCCGTCCGGACCAGGCGTACCGCACGACCGAGGAACGCCTCTCCCTGGTCACGACGCTGGACCGCACCGACCCGCACGCGGCGGTCGAGGTGCTGGACGCGTTCCGGGCCGCGATCACCTACGCCGTGGCCACCGGGGCGCTGTCGGACGCACTGGCCCTGAGCAGACGCGCGGCGGGAGACCCGGCCCTGGCCGGCCACCCGTACTGGGGCACGAGCGGCCTGGTCACCACCCTGGCCCTGACCGGCCGCTTCGCCGAAGCCCTTGAAGCGGCCGACGAGCTGTGGCGGGCGAGCCTGCCCCGCAACGCAACGCTCGGCGTCCCCCTGCTGGCGGCAGCGCTGGCGGCGGGGTTGTCCGGCGACGAGCCGTCGATGGCGGCTTGGCGTGCCCGCGCGGCGGCGGTCGCGGGCGTACCCACCCCGGCCGGCTCGGCCAACCTGGCCCCGTTGGACGCGTTCGTCCGGGCCAGGGTGGCCCTGCACACGGGCACGGGCTTGGCCGAGCGGCTACCGGAAGCGGGCGCAAGGTTCACCCCGGGCCGCTTCAACGGCTACGCGGCGGGCGTGGCGGCCGAGCTGGCGGTGGTCCTCGACGCCCCGGACGCGGAGGAGTACTTGAGCCGAGCCGAGCACCACGCAACCCACAACACCTGGACGGCGGCGGCGGTGACCCGCGCACTGGCCCGCCGCAACGGCGACGCAGAGTTGTTCGCGGCGGCGGCTAAGCAGTTCGGGGAGCTGGGAGCGGTCTTCGAAGCAGAGGCCGGGTGAGCCCGGACCGGCGGCGGTTACGTCACGGTCGGCTGACCACCGAGAGCACGATCCGCCCGCCCCAGGATCGAGCCGAAATCCGGTACCCGTCGAGTTCGAGGTCGGCAGCCACCGGGGTGCCGGCCTCGTCGGCCGACGTCACCAGCGACCTGACTTCCAAGCCGCCCTCCGGAATGTCCGGCACGATCGGCCGGCGAGAATAGGCGTCCACCGGCCAGAGGTAGTCCGGGAGCTCCGTGTCCGGCCGCCGTTCGACCCGCAGGGACCAGTCCGTCCACACGGTGCACACCACCGACGTGCCGTCCAGCAAGGCGATCTGCAACGCTTCCGCTTCGCCGTCGTCGTCGATGATTTCCAGGACCGCCACGGCCCTGGATCCGCTGATGACTTCCCCATCACAAGGCACTGTAGCGCCGCCGGCCACAACGGCGAAAAGTCCGGTCTGTCCACCTTGGAGAGTCCCCCGTTTGTCCGGACCACGAGCGGGTATCCCGGCGAAGTGACTGCGTTGCGCCGAACCCGGCTGTGCGCGGCGGCGGCCGTCGTTGCGGTAACCACCCTGGTGACAGCCTGCAGCACCGACCCCCAGGCGGACACCGTGCACGCCGGACGCGAGATCCGTGGCCAGCTCGAACTCCTGCGGCTCGTCGTCACCGCCGACCGGGACCGGGTGCCGCCGGTGCCGAGCCTGTCGATCACCGTGCGGGACGCCGTCGATGAGCTCGCCTCCGCCGGGCAGGACGTCGGGAAGCTGACCGATGACCGGGCCCGCGCCGCCCTCGCCTCGATCACCGATCGCGCCGTCGCCGTGGCCCACCGGCTCGACGACGGGCTCGGTGACGGCACCGACGCCGGCTCGACGAGGTCGACGCCGAACTGCAGGGGCTCATCGGCGAGCTCGCCCGCTGGGGCGTGACGTCGTGAGCAAGAAGCTCCTCGCCGTCACCCTCGGCATCCTCACCGCGGTCGGCGGGTTCGTCGACATCGGCGACCTCGTCGAAAGCGGTGTCGTCGGCGCCCGCTACGGGATGGCGCTGGTCTGGGTGACCGCCCTCGGCGTGCTCGGGATCTGCGTCTACGCCGACATGTCCGGGCGGATCGTGGCGGTGTCCGGGCGGCCGGTGTTCGACCTGATCCGCGAACGCCTCGGCCCGCGGATGGCGCTGCTCAACCTCGCCGGGTCGTTCCTCATCACGCTGCTGACCGTGTGCGCGGAGATCGGCGGCGTCGCGCTCGTCATCGAACTGGCCTCCGGGGTCGACCGGCTGGTCTGGGTGCTGCCGATCGGCGTGCTCGTCTGGCTGGTGGTCTGGCGGGTCGGCTTCGAGCGGATGGAAACCGGCTTCGGCCTCGGCGGGCTGGCGATCGGCGTGTTCGCCGTCGCGGTGTTCTTCCTGCACCCGGACTGGTCGTCGCTCGGCGCGCAGGTCGCCGGGCTCGCCCCGCCGCCCGACCAGGCGCTGCCGACCTACGCCTACCACGCGGTCGCGCTGTTCGCGTCGGCGATGACGCCGTACTAGGTGTTCTTCTTCTCCTCCGGCGGCGTCGAAGAAGGCTGGAAGGTCAAGGACCTGCCGGTGCAGCGCGCCAACGTGCTGCTCGGGTTCCCCCTCGGCGGGCTGCTCGCCATCGCCGTGATGGCGTGCGCGGCGACGGTGCTGTTCCCGGCGGGCGTCGACGTCAGCCGGCTCAGCCAGATCGTGCTGCCGGTGACGCTGGCGCTCGGCACCGCGGGCCTGGTGATCGTGCTGATCGGCATCTTCGCGGCCACCTTCGGCGCGGCGCTGGAGACCGGGTTGTCGTCGGGGTACATGCTGGCGCAGTACTTCGGCTGGACTGGGGCAAGCGCCGCGCGCCGCGCAACGCCGCCCGGTTCCACCTGACCGTCGGCGCCGGCCTGCTGGTCGCGGTGCTGGTGGTGCAGACGGGTCTCGATCCGGTCGGCCTGACCGAGATCTCGCTGATCTTCTCGGCGGTGGCGCTGCCCCTGACCTACCTGCCGGTGCTGATCGTCGCGAACGATCGCGAGTACCTAGGCAAGCACGCCAACGGCCACTTCAGCAACATCGTCGGGAGCGTCATGCTGGTCGTGATCGCCGTCGCGGCGCTGGTCGCGATCCCGCTGATGATCTTCACCGGAGCGGGGCAGTGAACCCCGACCGCGGGCCCATCGACCTGGGCGACGCGCTGCTCGACCGCCAGATCGTCGGCGAAGACGGCACGGTGGTCGGCAAGGTCGACGACCTCGAGCTGCGCGCCGAGGGCGGCACGTACGTCGTCGACGCGCTGCTCGTCGGCCCGGAGGCGCTGGCCGACCGCATCGGCGGCCCGATCGGACGGCTCCTGCACCACATCGGCCGCGGGTTCCGCGCCCAGGCGCCGCAACGCATCCCGATGAACGCCGTCCGCCGCATCGAACCGACGATCGTGGTGACGACGGCGGTGGCCCAGGCGACGGAAAGCCCGTCGGAGGACTGGCTGCGCCGCCACGTCATCGGCCGGATCCCGGGAGCGAACCGTGCGAGCCGGTGACCTGATCGGCCGCCGGGCCCGCGACGTGACGGGCCGCGACCTCGGCGCGATCCGCGAGATCCGCACGGAAGCGGTGCCGGGAAAGAACGGCCTGCCGCGGCTGGTGGTGCGCGGCGTGATCGTGGGGCGCACCCGCGTCCGGCTGTTCGGCTACCAGCGCCACGACCAGCGCGGCCCGGCTGCGCTGGTGACCCTGATCCGGTGGCTGCACCGGCACAGCCGGTACGTGGCCTGGGAGGACGTGGACCTGTCGGGCCCGGAGGTCCTGGTGCGGCGGCCGTTCGGGGAGCTGGCGCCGCTCGACCGGGGCTGAGCGGCCGGGAGGCGCGTCAGCTCAAACTGTGGATCTCCGTCGCCCGTTCCCACCCGGACGGCAGCCGGCTCACGTTGAGGGCGTGGTCCAGGCCGCTCGCCGACAACGCCCGGCGCACCACCCGGTTGTCCCCCGTCACGATCCGCAGGGTTGCGTTCTCGCGGGCCACTCGCGCCTGGATCCCGCCCAGTGCGGCGAG
Encoded proteins:
- a CDS encoding DUF998 domain-containing protein — protein: MDITLARPAGSARLTCLALAAPLWTTVALAQAATRDGFDLTRHPLSALGTGSLGWVQITNFVVAGVLVLIGAPGFGGAVSRLLAVYGAGMIAAGLLPPDAGDGFPAGTPAGPPSALSWHGYGHLAAGSVSFLALMAACYVLGRRFARAGNRRDAAFSVLAGTALLLGNAWAMSGGRAGSLTLAAGVITAMLWISAVAVRSR
- a CDS encoding cellulose binding domain-containing protein, giving the protein MRAKAAAGKRVHLVDMYPSVAVSDLPDGIHPNAAGYSKMATTWYNALKAVPGSIGGDDPQPPAGGPCTATPRIVGSWNGGFQGEVTVTNSGTAAFTGWTAKFSLPSGQGITQIWGGTATGTGSVTVQNVAYNGALGAGASTTFGFLVSGPGAASLGAATCTSP
- a CDS encoding endo-1,4-beta-xylanase, which codes for MKMTSRSFSRAAAASAFLATSLGVSLVLAHSAAGAASTLGAAAAQSGRYFGAAVAAGKLGDSTYVNILNREFNMVTPENEMKWDATEPNRGQFNYSGGDRILNQAVSTGKRVRGHALLWYQQEPGWAQRMEGSDLRSAMMNHVTQVATHYKGQIYAWDVVNEAFADGGSGGRRDSNLQRTGNDWIEAAFRAARAADPNAKLCYNDYNTDGVNAKSTGVYNMVKDFKSRGVPIDCVGFQSHLSGNPPGDYQANLQRFADLGVEVQITELDISGSNQANAYAAVTRACVAVARCAGITTWGIRDTDSWRTGENPLLFDGNGNKKAAYNSVLDALNSATPTTPTTPTTPTTPTTPTTPTTPTTPTTPTTPNPSGCTASVTLNQWNGGFVANLKVTAGSTALNGWRVTTNLPGGAAVTNGWSATNSGTTGSVTWSNVSYNGSVAAGQSTEFGFQGTGSADGITATCAAS
- a CDS encoding glycoside hydrolase family 43 protein — its product is MTAALCAMALLPGTAHADNPIVQHIYTADPAPLVHNGRVYLYTGHDEDGSTYFTMKDWRVWSSADMVNWTDHGSPMSLATFSWAKQDAWAGQAVERNGKFYWYVPVVNRATGRMAIGVGVADSPTGPFRDAIGRPLVENGEIDPTVFIDDNGQAYLYWGNPNLSYVRLNTDMTSYSGGINQIPLTTAGFGTRPNGGSRPTLYEEGPWVYKRNGTYYNVFAAKCCSEFIAYSTAPGPTGPWTYRGTVMPTQGSSFTNHPGVIDYKGGSYFFYHNGALPGGGGYTRSVAVEKFAYNADGSIPTITMTTSGPPPADTLDPYTRQEAETINWESGIETEPASEGGMNIGWIENGDNVKVRNVAFGAGAKTFTARVASAGSGGTIEVRLGSATGTVVGRCTVPGTGGWQTWTSVSCPVSGVTGTQDLVLRFTGGSGYLFNVNWWQFAA
- a CDS encoding cupin domain-containing protein, coding for MVVIAKEDDLRIGSGRTARFEGGAYGSGVSFFHVHNTEGQGPDAHVHPYSETWVVLAGQALFRTADGEGLAGQGDVVVVGAGTAHAFRAVGPEPLRMMCIHASPRIEQDFLDDDAAAEAGVTF
- a CDS encoding cellulose binding domain-containing protein → MSRRRSRAAASALLAATGLAGAVLVATPAAHAAAGCSVTYTKTSEWQGGFGASVSITNLGDAIDGWTLTWLFTGGQQVGQHWNATITQSGTTVNAKNVAYNAAIPTGGKAEFGFNGSFTSANPTPSEFRLNGTLCTGGVEPTAPSTPTTPTTTPTTPTTTTTPNQPTTFTNPVLWQDFADVDIIRVGNAYYYSASTMHYSPGAPILRSYDLVNWEFAGHSVPKLDFGAKYDMSGGRGYVRGIWASFFNHRAGNDTYYWGGCIDFAKTYIYTATAVDGTWSKLSTIDKCYYDAGMLVDDDDTMYVAYGNTTLSVAQLSKDGKTEVRSQQVFQTPSNIGTLEGSRFYKRNGSYYIFVTRPANGQYILKASSPWGRTRSSRCCWTCRARSPAAASRTRAAWCRRRTATGTTWPSSTPTPAAACPRSPRSPGRPTAGRSSRRSAAAGARPTRNRTCRRHRARSSR